The DNA region AGATACCGAAAGAGATGGAAATGCAATTGGTAATGACCAAAATTTTGATGGTGGCTCTATAAAGTTCGCCGCTAATTACGGAGTTAAGATAGGTGAAGAAGGTTACGCCAACTTTACCACGGAATATATTGCCAAAAATAAAATACTTAGACCCGGTTTTGACTTTAGAAGAGGTTTTGGTGAAGCGGCCATTGACGGTTTCAATTTTTTTGGAAATATGAGTATTCCTGTTTCGGATAAAACTGAAATTTATGCTTTTGGAGGAAGAAACTATAGAGATACCGATGCCTTTGCATTTACTCGTAACAACCCTACGGAACGTAATGTAGTAGGTATTTACCCAAATGCATTCACCCCAAGAATCACCTCTAATATTATTGATAATTCCGTTGCCGTTGGTGTGCGAACAGAAATGGACAATGGTTGGAACGTAGATATTAGTAACACTTACGGTAAAAACCTATTTCACTATTTTATTAAGGGTTCTTTGAATGCTTCACTTGAAGAAGCATCTCCAACCGATTTTGATGCAGGTGGACATAGCCTTAGCCAAAACGTTACCAATCTTGATATTTCCAAGTTTTATGAAGATATCATGGCCGGTATGAACCTCGCTTTTGGTGCGGAGTACAAAACAGAGAATTTTGAGATTTTTGCTGGTGAAGCCACATCTTACGGGACTTTTGATGTAGACGGTGCACTAATAACAAACCCTGCTACCCAAACCATACCTACTGATCCAATTACCGGTAACCAAAGACCTGGTGGCTCTCAAGGCTTTCCTGGATACAGCCCTGATAACGAAATAGACCGAAGCCGAAGCAATGTTTCTCTTTACGGAGATTTAGAATTGGACGTTACCGAAAAATTCTTGGTAAGTGGTGCCGCACGTTTTGAGTATTTCAGTGATTTTGGTAGTACTACCAATGGAAAGTTGGCGGCAAGATACAAAGCAACCGAAAATTTCAATATTAGGGGTTCTGTAAGTTCTGGTTTTAGAGCTCCATCATTAGCTCAGATTTATTACAACCTTAAATTCACCAACTTTATTGGTGGTGTGGCTTCGGAATCTTTATTATCTCCTAATAACAGTCCGGTTACCGCTTCTTTTGGTATTGGCCCTTTAAAAGAAGAAAAAGCATTTAATGCCGCTCTTGGTTTCACGGCAAAAGCAGGAAACTTTACAGCTACCGTAGATGGGTATTATATTGACATTAAAGATAGGATTGTATTAACCGGGGATTTCCCTGCCCCACAGATCGATAATGTTAACTCCGCTCAATTTTTTGTAAACGGTGTGGATACCAAAACATCGGGTCTAGATGTAATTTTATCTTACAAAAACAGTCTTTCGGAAGACAGTTCGTTCAGTGCAACCTTCTTGGCGAACTTTAATGACATGAAGATTGAGAGTGTAAATAATGGAAGTTTAGATGAAAGCACATTTTTTGGCGCAAGAGACAAAGCCTTCTTATTAGCCTCTGCTCCAGACAGTAAACTAAACTTGAATCTTACCTATGATAAAAGTTGGTTTGACGCTGCACTAAGTTTCACTCGTTTCAGCGAAATAGAATTAGTAGATTATGGTTTGGCAACTGATAGATACAGCGCCAAAACCGTGACTGATTTAAACTTTGGTTTTGAACTTAGCGAAAGTTTGAAATTAAACGTAGGTAGCAACAACCTTTTTAATATATACCCAGACCAGCAAGATGCCGATTCTGATTCCGGTGGATACTGGGATGCCGTACAAATGGGATTTGCAGGATCTTTTTACTATGCTAGACTCAGCTTTACGTTCTAAAACAAGCACTTGTATTTGTTTTAGCTAAGTGCCAAAAGCTACTCAATATTGTGTTGAGTAGCTTTTTTAATTTTCAACCTATTTAATCCACAATGGCAGGATTAAATATCAAATCAACCTTCAACACGTAGGAGTTCTTTTTGTCGCTTTCTAAAAGCTTTGGGAGTTTCACCAACCGCTTTTTTAAAGGTTTTGGTAAAATAAGAATTGTCATAGAAACTAAAATAATGTGCTATTTCTTCGCTACTCATTTCAGTATAGGTAAGGTATCTTTTAACCTCCACAATAAGCCTTTCGTTGATTAACTCACTCACACTTCTTCCCGTATTCTTTTTGGTCAATCGGTTTAAATGCTGGGGGGTCATGAACATTTGGGAAGCATAATCCGCCACACTACGGTTACTTTTAAATTGTTTGTTTATTAAAGATTCCAACGCTAAAATATGTTTGGCATCAACACTGATCTTATCTCCTTTAGATTTTTCATAAAGTCTAGATAGTTTTACCAGCATAAGGGTTAAAAGAGCCTCTAGGGCATCATACTTTAAAATAACATCGCTATGGTATTCCAGCTCCATTTCACGTAGCAAGGCATGAAACAAAAATTTGTCTTTTTCAACCATTTCAACCATTGGGCTACTCAAAAAACCACTAAATATAGGTAACGACTGTATCCATTGTTGCGCACCTGGCTTTAATAAAAAATCTTTTTGAAAGAGGACACCAAACCCTTCCGTAAATTCACCTTTTGCTGTAACTACTTGCCCGGGACTACAGAAATACACTGAGTTGGCACTGGTTTTATAGGAGTTGAAATCTACATGTATTTCTCCATCACCTTCTATAAAAAATACAACGCCGTAATTTAGGTTTCTAAGCGGATTTCCGCTTTTGATAAGGTTAGAAACATTTTCGGCCTTA from Zobellia alginiliquefaciens includes:
- a CDS encoding TonB-dependent receptor domain-containing protein, producing MKHNQEHGAQATMRLKQINLKTMLNLLSAFFIVFQVNANTSSQKEINLDYDNAPLKQILKEIKTQTDYSFFYNTKEIDDSKKISFHVNGEIIGKVLTKLSEKASFDFKVNGKQIVLTKKSESTNALQEKEIEGTVKDATGMPLSGASIVIKGTTTGAQTDFDGNFTITAPDDTAVLVISYIGFETLEVPVAGKSSFNITLKEAAAQLDNVVIVGSRNPNRTSTETATAVDVIPMEDVVSKTGKIEVNQLLQYAAPSFNANKQSGSDGADHIDPASLRGLGPDQTLVLINGKRRHQSSLINVFGTRGRGNTGTDLNAIPAAAIKRIEILRDGASAQYGSDAIAGVINIVLKDRTDELSGSISYGAYNTNAKGDFPDGTPNTDGNRLDTERDGNAIGNDQNFDGGSIKFAANYGVKIGEEGYANFTTEYIAKNKILRPGFDFRRGFGEAAIDGFNFFGNMSIPVSDKTEIYAFGGRNYRDTDAFAFTRNNPTERNVVGIYPNAFTPRITSNIIDNSVAVGVRTEMDNGWNVDISNTYGKNLFHYFIKGSLNASLEEASPTDFDAGGHSLSQNVTNLDISKFYEDIMAGMNLAFGAEYKTENFEIFAGEATSYGTFDVDGALITNPATQTIPTDPITGNQRPGGSQGFPGYSPDNEIDRSRSNVSLYGDLELDVTEKFLVSGAARFEYFSDFGSTTNGKLAARYKATENFNIRGSVSSGFRAPSLAQIYYNLKFTNFIGGVASESLLSPNNSPVTASFGIGPLKEEKAFNAALGFTAKAGNFTATVDGYYIDIKDRIVLTGDFPAPQIDNVNSAQFFVNGVDTKTSGLDVILSYKNSLSEDSSFSATFLANFNDMKIESVNNGSLDESTFFGARDKAFLLASAPDSKLNLNLTYDKSWFDAALSFTRFSEIELVDYGLATDRYSAKTVTDLNFGFELSESLKLNVGSNNLFNIYPDQQDADSDSGGYWDAVQMGFAGSFYYARLSFTF
- a CDS encoding helix-turn-helix domain-containing protein, with amino-acid sequence MEDIPKMGLPELYKETGIKENKNHPGFLIFKAENVSNLIKSGNPLRNLNYGVVFFIEGDGEIHVDFNSYKTSANSVYFCSPGQVVTAKGEFTEGFGVLFQKDFLLKPGAQQWIQSLPIFSGFLSSPMVEMVEKDKFLFHALLREMELEYHSDVILKYDALEALLTLMLVKLSRLYEKSKGDKISVDAKHILALESLINKQFKSNRSVADYASQMFMTPQHLNRLTKKNTGRSVSELINERLIVEVKRYLTYTEMSSEEIAHYFSFYDNSYFTKTFKKAVGETPKAFRKRQKELLRVEG